The Populus trichocarpa isolate Nisqually-1 chromosome 11, P.trichocarpa_v4.1, whole genome shotgun sequence genome has a segment encoding these proteins:
- the LOC7471836 gene encoding uncharacterized protein LOC7471836 isoform X2, with protein sequence MPSFKMKTNLNMSSIRETNCLSVCQKSNVISKKSYSHVSVSQQPAEFDKCVQKCQDGCVASSMEIYTQEGDIKNNEAVDLQDLPRDGNSQFLKQLPISVDSGTTGDIESIYNFASNLETIFSPVLEPIEVLSVPNIDDGAGNNNDLYVPGLGPDDSDYNKSSCDYQTCNISDFFISDMIIASLPFGESAVVNDFTDANPFLDYKCAEPSMLFDVAEECMILPFLKDTAKVSDSNDMKSSEEAMIDSDNSGLYLAINQIRSCDQESDLITDSDQAEDFDPQFFIRNLPELSDVVSNFRPSISPKEPCRRKSITLVLDLDETLVHSTLEHCDDADFTFTVFFNMKEHTVYVKQRPHVHTFLERVAEMFEVVIFTASQSIYAAQLLDMLDPDRKLISRRIYRESCIFSDGSYTKDLTVLGVDLAKVAIIDNSPQVFRLQVNNGIPIKSWFSDSSDCALISLLPFLETLVNADDVRPIIAKRFGLDDWTYSLSSNL encoded by the exons atgCCATCATTCAAAATGAAGACCAACCTAAACATGAGTTCTATAAGAGAAACAAATTGTCTTAGTGTGTGTCAAAAGTCAAATGTAATATCCAAAAAATCATACTCCCATGTCTCAGTTTCTCAACAACCTGCAGAGTTCGACAAGTGTGTTCAGAAATGTCAGGATGGCTGTG TTGCTTCGAGTATGGAAATATACACACAGGAGGGGgacattaaaaataatgaagctGTTGATCTGCAAGACTTGCCCCGTGATGGTAATTCTCAGTTTCTGAAGCAGCTACCAATCTCTGTAGATTCTGGCACAACTGGGGATATT GAATCCATTTATAACTTTGCATCAAACTTGGAGACAATTTTTTCTCCTGTTCTGGAGCCCATTGAAGTCCTCAGTGTGCCAAATATTGATGATGGTGCAG GGAATAACAACGATCTTTACGTGCCGGGTTTGGGTCCTGATGATAGTGATTATAATAAAAGTTCATGTGATTATCAAACTTGCAACATATCGGATTTCTTTATTTCCGACATGATTATTGCTAGCTTACCATTTGGTGAGAGTGCTGTTGTCAATGATTTCACCGATGCGAATCCTTTTCTTGATTACAAGTGCGCTGAGCCAAGTATGTTGTTTGATGTGGCTGAGGAGTGCATGATACTACCTTTTCTCAAGGATACTGCCAAAGTGAGCGACTCCAATGATATGAAATCAAGTGAAGAAGCCATGATAGATTCAGATAACAGTGGTTTGTATCTAGCAATTAATCAGATAAGATCTTGTGACCAGGAATCTGATCTAATCACTGACTCAGACCAAGCAGAAGACTTTGATCCTCAGTTCTTTATCAGAAATTTGCCGGAATTATCTGATGTGGTTTCAAATTTCCGGCCCTCTATCAGCCCAAAGGAGCCTTGCAGAAGAAAGTCCATAACCCTGGTGCTTGATTTGGatg AAACACTTGTCCACTCAACATTGGAACATTGCGATGATGCGGATTTCACCTTTACTGTGTTTTTCAATATGAAAGAGCACACAGTGTATGTAAAACAGAGGCCTCACGTCCACACTTTCTTGGAGAGAGTTGCAGAGATGTTTGAAGTTGTTATCTTCACAGCTAGCCAGAGCATCTATGCAGCACAGCTTTTGGACATGCTGGATCCTGATAGAAAGCTTATATCTCGGCGGATTTATCGTGAATCGTGCATTTTTTCAGATGGAAGTTACACAAAAGATTTGACAGTTTTAGGTGTTGATCTTGCCAAAGTTGCTATAATTGATAATTCTCCACAG GTTTTCAGGTTGCAAGTAAATAATGGGATTCCTATTAAGAGCTGGTTTAGTGATTCATCAGATTGCGCGCTAATTTCATTACTACCCTTCTTAGAGACCCTGGTCAATGCTGATGATGTCCGGCCCATCATTGCAAAGAGATTTG GTCTTGATGATTGGACTTACTCTCTTTCCTCTAACCTTTGA
- the LOC7483593 gene encoding 60S ribosomal protein L32-1, protein MAVPLLTKKIVKKRVKKFKRPQSDRKISVKTSWRRPKGIDSRVRRKFKGCTLMPNIGYGSDKKTRHYLPNCFKKFVVHNVKELEVLMMHNRTYCAEIAHNVSTRKRKEIVERAAQLDVVVTNKLARLRSQEDE, encoded by the exons ATGGCGGTGCCGTTGCTTACGAAGAAGATTGTTAAGAAGAGAGTTAAGAAGTTCAAGAGGCCACAAAGTGACCGCAAGATCTCTGTCAAG ACAAGCTGGCGCAGACCAAAGGGTATTGATTCTCGTGTTCGAAGAAAGTTCAAGGGATGTACTCTGATGCCCAATATCGGTTATGGTTCTGACAAGAAGACTCGTCATTATCTTCCAAACTGCTTCAAGAAATTTGTTGTCCACAATGTCAAAGAGCTAGAGGTGTTGATGATGCACAACAG GACTTACTGCGCTGAGATAGCACATAACGTGTCaacaaggaaaaggaaagagattgTGGAGCGAGCTGCGCAGCTTGATGTTGTTGTAACTAACAAGCTCGCTAGGTTGCGTAGCCAGGAGGACGAATGA
- the LOC7471836 gene encoding phosphatase PSR1 isoform X3: MEIYTQEGDIKNNEAVDLQDLPRDGNSQFLKQLPISVDSGTTGDIESIYNFASNLETIFSPVLEPIEVLSVPNIDDGAGNNNDLYVPGLGPDDSDYNKSSCDYQTCNISDFFISDMIIASLPFGESAVVNDFTDANPFLDYKCAEPSMLFDVAEECMILPFLKDTAKVSDSNDMKSSEEAMIDSDNSGLYLAINQIRSCDQESDLITDSDQAEDFDPQFFIRNLPELSDVVSNFRPSISPKEPCRRKSITLVLDLDETLVHSTLEHCDDADFTFTVFFNMKEHTVYVKQRPHVHTFLERVAEMFEVVIFTASQSIYAAQLLDMLDPDRKLISRRIYRESCIFSDGSYTKDLTVLGVDLAKVAIIDNSPQVFRLQVNNGIPIKSWFSDSSDCALISLLPFLETLVNADDVRPIIAKRFGHLRNILDYLLMESIGTSGYFAIFSRHFVDTEI, translated from the exons ATGGAAATATACACACAGGAGGGGgacattaaaaataatgaagctGTTGATCTGCAAGACTTGCCCCGTGATGGTAATTCTCAGTTTCTGAAGCAGCTACCAATCTCTGTAGATTCTGGCACAACTGGGGATATT GAATCCATTTATAACTTTGCATCAAACTTGGAGACAATTTTTTCTCCTGTTCTGGAGCCCATTGAAGTCCTCAGTGTGCCAAATATTGATGATGGTGCAG GGAATAACAACGATCTTTACGTGCCGGGTTTGGGTCCTGATGATAGTGATTATAATAAAAGTTCATGTGATTATCAAACTTGCAACATATCGGATTTCTTTATTTCCGACATGATTATTGCTAGCTTACCATTTGGTGAGAGTGCTGTTGTCAATGATTTCACCGATGCGAATCCTTTTCTTGATTACAAGTGCGCTGAGCCAAGTATGTTGTTTGATGTGGCTGAGGAGTGCATGATACTACCTTTTCTCAAGGATACTGCCAAAGTGAGCGACTCCAATGATATGAAATCAAGTGAAGAAGCCATGATAGATTCAGATAACAGTGGTTTGTATCTAGCAATTAATCAGATAAGATCTTGTGACCAGGAATCTGATCTAATCACTGACTCAGACCAAGCAGAAGACTTTGATCCTCAGTTCTTTATCAGAAATTTGCCGGAATTATCTGATGTGGTTTCAAATTTCCGGCCCTCTATCAGCCCAAAGGAGCCTTGCAGAAGAAAGTCCATAACCCTGGTGCTTGATTTGGatg AAACACTTGTCCACTCAACATTGGAACATTGCGATGATGCGGATTTCACCTTTACTGTGTTTTTCAATATGAAAGAGCACACAGTGTATGTAAAACAGAGGCCTCACGTCCACACTTTCTTGGAGAGAGTTGCAGAGATGTTTGAAGTTGTTATCTTCACAGCTAGCCAGAGCATCTATGCAGCACAGCTTTTGGACATGCTGGATCCTGATAGAAAGCTTATATCTCGGCGGATTTATCGTGAATCGTGCATTTTTTCAGATGGAAGTTACACAAAAGATTTGACAGTTTTAGGTGTTGATCTTGCCAAAGTTGCTATAATTGATAATTCTCCACAG GTTTTCAGGTTGCAAGTAAATAATGGGATTCCTATTAAGAGCTGGTTTAGTGATTCATCAGATTGCGCGCTAATTTCATTACTACCCTTCTTAGAGACCCTGGTCAATGCTGATGATGTCCGGCCCATCATTGCAAAGAGATTTG GTCATTTGAGGAACATACTAGATTATCTGCTAATGGAAAGTATAGGTACGTCGggttattttgctattttttcccGTCACTTTGTAGATACTGAAATTTGA
- the LOC7471836 gene encoding uncharacterized protein LOC7471836 isoform X1, whose amino-acid sequence MPSFKMKTNLNMSSIRETNCLSVCQKSNVISKKSYSHVSVSQQPAEFDKCVQKCQDGCVASSMEIYTQEGDIKNNEAVDLQDLPRDGNSQFLKQLPISVDSGTTGDIESIYNFASNLETIFSPVLEPIEVLSVPNIDDGAGNNNDLYVPGLGPDDSDYNKSSCDYQTCNISDFFISDMIIASLPFGESAVVNDFTDANPFLDYKCAEPSMLFDVAEECMILPFLKDTAKVSDSNDMKSSEEAMIDSDNSGLYLAINQIRSCDQESDLITDSDQAEDFDPQFFIRNLPELSDVVSNFRPSISPKEPCRRKSITLVLDLDETLVHSTLEHCDDADFTFTVFFNMKEHTVYVKQRPHVHTFLERVAEMFEVVIFTASQSIYAAQLLDMLDPDRKLISRRIYRESCIFSDGSYTKDLTVLGVDLAKVAIIDNSPQVFRLQVNNGIPIKSWFSDSSDCALISLLPFLETLVNADDVRPIIAKRFGHLRNILDYLLMESIGTSGYFAIFSRHFVDTEI is encoded by the exons atgCCATCATTCAAAATGAAGACCAACCTAAACATGAGTTCTATAAGAGAAACAAATTGTCTTAGTGTGTGTCAAAAGTCAAATGTAATATCCAAAAAATCATACTCCCATGTCTCAGTTTCTCAACAACCTGCAGAGTTCGACAAGTGTGTTCAGAAATGTCAGGATGGCTGTG TTGCTTCGAGTATGGAAATATACACACAGGAGGGGgacattaaaaataatgaagctGTTGATCTGCAAGACTTGCCCCGTGATGGTAATTCTCAGTTTCTGAAGCAGCTACCAATCTCTGTAGATTCTGGCACAACTGGGGATATT GAATCCATTTATAACTTTGCATCAAACTTGGAGACAATTTTTTCTCCTGTTCTGGAGCCCATTGAAGTCCTCAGTGTGCCAAATATTGATGATGGTGCAG GGAATAACAACGATCTTTACGTGCCGGGTTTGGGTCCTGATGATAGTGATTATAATAAAAGTTCATGTGATTATCAAACTTGCAACATATCGGATTTCTTTATTTCCGACATGATTATTGCTAGCTTACCATTTGGTGAGAGTGCTGTTGTCAATGATTTCACCGATGCGAATCCTTTTCTTGATTACAAGTGCGCTGAGCCAAGTATGTTGTTTGATGTGGCTGAGGAGTGCATGATACTACCTTTTCTCAAGGATACTGCCAAAGTGAGCGACTCCAATGATATGAAATCAAGTGAAGAAGCCATGATAGATTCAGATAACAGTGGTTTGTATCTAGCAATTAATCAGATAAGATCTTGTGACCAGGAATCTGATCTAATCACTGACTCAGACCAAGCAGAAGACTTTGATCCTCAGTTCTTTATCAGAAATTTGCCGGAATTATCTGATGTGGTTTCAAATTTCCGGCCCTCTATCAGCCCAAAGGAGCCTTGCAGAAGAAAGTCCATAACCCTGGTGCTTGATTTGGatg AAACACTTGTCCACTCAACATTGGAACATTGCGATGATGCGGATTTCACCTTTACTGTGTTTTTCAATATGAAAGAGCACACAGTGTATGTAAAACAGAGGCCTCACGTCCACACTTTCTTGGAGAGAGTTGCAGAGATGTTTGAAGTTGTTATCTTCACAGCTAGCCAGAGCATCTATGCAGCACAGCTTTTGGACATGCTGGATCCTGATAGAAAGCTTATATCTCGGCGGATTTATCGTGAATCGTGCATTTTTTCAGATGGAAGTTACACAAAAGATTTGACAGTTTTAGGTGTTGATCTTGCCAAAGTTGCTATAATTGATAATTCTCCACAG GTTTTCAGGTTGCAAGTAAATAATGGGATTCCTATTAAGAGCTGGTTTAGTGATTCATCAGATTGCGCGCTAATTTCATTACTACCCTTCTTAGAGACCCTGGTCAATGCTGATGATGTCCGGCCCATCATTGCAAAGAGATTTG GTCATTTGAGGAACATACTAGATTATCTGCTAATGGAAAGTATAGGTACGTCGggttattttgctattttttcccGTCACTTTGTAGATACTGAAATTTGA